The nucleotide window CCATACATAGTGATTTGCTTATTTTTATGAATGTTAACAGAATTAAAGAAAAATTGCACACTTAAAACCTTCCTTATCTTTGTAACGCTAAAAAGGCCGGCAAAGAAGTCCCTTTGCCGGCAGTCTGTCATTAGTTCCAGTTTTTCAACTTCTTTCTTACACTCTCTTTTATCCTTACTAAAATGGTCTTCTCTCCTTTAGCTCCCTTTTGTTTGTTCCATTCATTAAAACTTGCGACACTGATAAGGATTGAGCCTGCAATCAGGAGGTACCCCCACCACGGAAGGTTTCCCCAGAAAGGTCTCGTTTGCAGGAACAAGTTCAAAAGCAAGACCCCCGCTCCAACAAAGAAATACGATTTTACCCTCAGCCACATACCCACAAGCATGGAAACAAGCGACAAGGACCCAAGAATCAATGCATCATAGACCGTGTTGCTTGCCAGCCCATCCTGAATTAGCAGCAGAGAGACAATCACGAGAACTGCCCATTGAATATAGTCTATAATCTTTGCATTTTGCTTTTTGAACATCCGTCGCATGAAGATGACTAGCCCCACGAACGGCAATACATATACCTCCCTTTCTAATAAAGCTGGAACTTCGATTTGCCCAATGACCGTATAATACGGTACCAGTAAATAGGCTCCTGCCAGAAAAAGAATCCACTCAGAATTCACACCGTTGATCCTGTTTTTTTGAAGCCATAATCCTCCTGAAAGAAGCAGACCATGAATAATCAGTGCCCAGTACGTTTCAGTGTGAAGTGGTGCGATTGAGCAGATGAACAGGAAGCCAACGATTGTATAAGCATCTAGACTCTTCAGCCCATAAACACCGCCACTCTCCCAAAAATGCTTATACAGCCATGTTCCTAGTAAAACAGTCGTGACTCCAAAGGCAGCAAGGATGGCAATCTCGAAAAACACTTGAAGATTGGACAGGAACATAAACTGGATTGTTCCGTAAAAAATCATCAGCAACGGTGCAATGGCAATCAAATCCCACTTAAATCGGCGGAGCAGGACCAATACAATCACCGCATAACCAATCGTTATACCATATAAAACCCATGTGTATGGATAGGCGACGAGAAATTTTAAGATTCCCAATAGCGAAAACGGAATCAGATAAAACTGTGTTCTGTTTTTAAAATCCCTGGATGAAAAGAACCAGATGACTGTGATTAACATACTGACCATCAGAAAAGCATATTGACTCGATTCTTCTGTTGTAAAATAGCTGATCCCAGTCTTGGTTGCCATAAATAATGTAGTGAACGCTCCATACAGGAAGGATTTGATCATCCATTCTTTCTTCGCGAATATAAGGCTTGCAGCATATACAGCTGTTGCGACCAGGTAGCTCCACACCGCAGTATCTTCATAATAGAAAAAGTTAAATGCCATGAGAGGAATTAAATATATATTTCCAACCCAGGCAAAACCTGTTGCGAGTCGCGTTTCCTTACCCCGCAGCCCTGCTGCCATGCCCAGCAGCAGCCATCCTCCTGCTGGCATTAAAAGTGACTCCGCTATGTCATTAAAGAATATAATCTCTTCACTTATTGAATTTACAGTGATCAGATACCAGACAAGGAAAATGATTCCCGGCAAAAATACTATTATTCTTTCCCTGACCGCAAAGTAAAGCAGCAGTGACATGAAAATGCCGACAAACCAGATAAGTGATTCGCCATATATGCTGTCAATATGTGAAACGAACGTAAAGAATAGGCTGATAGCATAAAAACCATGGGCAGTGATGAAGGAACTTTTGGCTAGAACGGAATCTTTCATTTTCCTAAAGGCCCTGTGAACAGCTAAAAGCAAGATTCCTGCCATCGCAAAGTTTCCTGCCATTCCAATAAAATCATCATACATACTGGATTGGGTCCTTACTTCCTCTCCAAATGAGGCAACAGCCAAACCAAGGCAGACTGGAACAGCCCACTGAGCCAAAGTAGGGATAAGATTCCTAGAATCGATTTTCCGCATGCTGTAAAATACAAAGCTCGTGAGCATGAACATCAGTCCCAGCTCCCACCAGCCAAACATCGAAAAAGTAATAAGGACCATGAAAAGCATAATCAACAACCCAATATCACGCGAGCTGGTTTTAATGACCTGAAGCTGCTTATGTTGAAGCAGCCAGCCAAAGGTCATAAAAAGGACCAGACCAATTAAGTATAACGGCAGTGTTAGATTCTCGAATTGAATCCAGTTTTGCAGCTTCAACACCACTTCAAACAATGCGGCCGCAAGAAATATCGGGCTTAGATATGCAAAGATCATATTTCTATCTGCATTTGCAAGATAAATGAAATTAGCAGCAATCAGCAGGTAAGCCACAAATAAAACCAGCGACGGATTTTGTGAGTGCATCATCAGTCCCTCAGCGGTTATGAAGAGGAACGCAAAAGCTGATACAACTGCACTTGTCATTTGGAAAGCCTTTTTCAAAGAAAATTGGTCCCCGAACAATCTTGGCAATAATAGAAAGACAAATCCAAGAAGCGCATAGCCGATAGGACTCACTTCTGTAAGACGCCAATTTTCTAAGATTTGATAAGCACCATACACTAACATAGTGCTGAACACAAAATGGTACTGCTTTTGGCCAATCACAAAAATCATGGATAGATAAACAATGGAAGTTAAAATCAAACTGAATCCATTGAAAAACTGATTCTCATAGAAAAAGAGCATCAACAAAGTTGATAAGACTAAGTTAGCCTGTGAATAAACGGCAAGTTCCCTTGTGAAAAGAGGCAGACGGCCTTTCTTTTTGAGCTGGTGATACCCAGTGATCAAAATCCCATTGAAAATCACCAATACCAGGTAAAACCCATCTGATTCAAGACCTGTTGCCCTCAGTACATAAGCAGCCGCAATCGAAGATGAAATAAACGTAAACCATACAAATAGTCTTGATGATAATCCCCTGGCAAGCATGGCATAAATCGGAATCAGAATTGAACTGCTGATTGTTCCTAAAATGAATCTTCCTTCACCATAAAATGATAAATAAGGACCTAGCAATTCAAACCAACCCAGTGACAGAGTGAAAATAGGCAAAAATAAACTTGCAAGTACCACAAACGCGAATGCGGTCTTTTCGATTTTCAGCACAGTGTAGCTTATATAGGCGATACCATAAAATAACACCGAGACAAGGGCGATCGATCCAGCTTTCATCCAGGAAGTCATTGTGTCCCAATTGCTTGTCGCCACGAACAGGCCGCCGATTAAGAGCATAATTACCCCAATATTCAAAGACCAGGATATATTCCGTTCACGAATGTCTTCTGGAGATTTCTTAGGCCTGATTTTCACCGATTTCGGCTTCGTTTCCACTTTATTTTCAGATGAATTATGAACATTACTTGTGTGTTTAACCTGCTGTTTCGTTTTTACCGATTTAATACTATGTTGATCCGCACTTCTGACTGTTCTTACCTTCTCTTTCTCCTGCTGTTCCCTGGCAAGCAAATCAATGAAATATTCATTATACGCTTCAGCGACGGTGTCATGTTCCTGTTCAGAAACATAACCTAGCTCCTTTAAATGATAGAGCTCATCACGGAAAATTCTCCGTCTTTCCTCTTTAGGAGTGAATTCCATTTTTATCCCTCTATTCCTGTATAATCCCAATCTGATCATTTAGTGTAATTTTACACCATTAATAAAATAATTCAATATTTTATCAGGAATTTCCATACGTGTTTTTTCGACAAACTCTGTTCCATTCATGCCTAAATCCCTTTATAATAGCAAAGTGGTACAGGTTTAAAATAAATAATCACAAAAAATATTAAGAGATTTAGAGGTTAATAAGATGGCTGATTTTTTATGGGTAATTTATCTCGGGTTTCTGGGGACAACGGCAATCTGGTTTTTAATTAAAGGAAAATACAAGAACAATATCACCAGACTTGACTTCATTGTTTCGATCATAACCTGGATGGGTCTATTCGGATATGTAACTGAAACGGAAATGCTGGTAACGTTGGTGTGGAAAATGGTATTTATTCTTGGACTACTGTGGGATGTGGTATTCACCATTTTCTTTGCTGAACGTTTTGCCGGTGATTTTGGCTTTGATGAAGATGAGGAATCAATGCCAGTGGCAGCGAGATTGGTTGGTTTGATTACTGTCGCACCATTATATTATGGAATTTTTCAATACGCTTTTTAAAACGGCTTTGGCCGTTTTTTTGTTTATCTAAAAATATTATCTCAACATAATAATGTTGTTTTCTAGAATAGCATCGCCCTATTTTTATGGATTTTAAGCACTTTTTCACAACAGATTTACCTGGAATTATCACCAGGTACTAATAGCAACGGAAGTGTATTTCTGAGACGGACACCGTTTGGATACTACGCCGATCGCAATCTGAGCAATAAAAAAAAGATAAAACCAAATGGTTCTATCCTGTTATTGCGGACCACTGTATAAATTGCTTTTGCCTACGTCATTTCATTCTACTTGCATATTAAAAGACCAGCAGTTTCGATTACTGCTAGTCCTATACATTATAGAGGCAGCAAGGACACTGTTTCTTTCCTCTTAAGCTGCTCCACCATCTTGATCCATTTCTCTGGCTTCTTTTCGAGTACAGAATAATAAGTCGTCAAGAAGTCTGTGATTAAAGCTGCCGGCAATTCAATGGTTTCCTCATCACCCGGCATGAAGCATAAATCCAACCCTTCTACAGCTTCTCCGTCATTTTCCCATGAAGGATGGACATAATCTAAATCCAATCGCTTATAACCCAGGTGCGAAAGTACTTCGCGTCTAACAAATGGGTCCATTGTTTTTACGCCGCCAAACTCGTGGTCTGTTTTACGATAAGGGTCATAAATTTCAGCAAACATCCCGAATAAGTCTACACCCTGCTCAGCTGCTAGGCTTTGCAGATCATCCATTCTTTTATTGGCTAGAAAGCGCCCAATGCTAAGGCCCGGTTTGCCGACAATCGTGAAGTCTGTCATTGCGATATTCCAATCCGGGTAATAGCGGTATTCAGTCACCCCCACGACTTCTTCTTCATGGAGGGCAACGAAAACACGGATTCCCGGGTCTTCAAGCGGTTCTTTCCACAGATCAAATTCCAAAACTTCCTCAGGAGGGAAAAACTCTTTCATTAAGTTATGGAGTTTGGCAAAAAGGGGATCTTCAATGCTGCTAACACGGATATACTCCATCTAATATGCTCCTTCTCGAGTTAGATTTTTTCTGCTTCTTCCCAGTCTGGATAAAGATCTGTTCGACGGTCACGCCAAGTTGTCACAGCACCTCGCTCCCTTACTTCGTACAAAAGCTCGAGGTCAAGGTCTGCAGTAACGACCATATCATCATTCAGTTCTCCTTCTACCTGAAGACCTTTAGGAGGGAATGGGATATCATTTGGTGTGATGACTGCCGCCTGGCCAAAGTTGGCACGCATAAAATCGACCGTCGGCAACGCACCGACTGTGCCGGTCAAAACTACATAAACTTGATTTTCGATCGCCCGTGCATGGCTTGTATAACGAACACGGTGGAAACCATGTCGGTCATCCGTGCAGGAAGGTACAAATATAACATCAGCACCTTTAGCTTTAGCCATTCTGACAATTTCCGGGAACTCAATATCATAGCAGGTCAAAAGAGCAATTCGCCCCTTTTCTGTATCAAATACCCTGAAATCCTCTCCCGCACTCATATTCCATTCATTCACTTCAGTTGGTGTGATATGGAGCTTTGCCTGTTCAACGATCCTTCCATCGGGATAAAACATATGTGCCACATTATATAATTTTCCTTCTCGCGCGATGACATGTGTTCCTCCGATGATATGCATGCCTGTTTCCAAAGCGAAATTCTGGAACAGGTTTAAGTATTGTTCAGTAAAACCAGGGAGTTCATTGATGGTCAGTCTTGTACCCTGTTCACTGCCGATTGATAACAATTGAGTAGTGAAGAACTCAGGAAACAATACAAACTCAGAACCATATTCCTGTGCTGTTTTAACATAATGCTCACATTGCTGAGCGAACTCTTCAAACGACCTGATCGTGTGAAGATGGTATTGGACTGCGGAAACCCTCATTTTCATCCATCATTCCCCCTGTATAATAAAGAAATAGCATCTTGAAATCAAAACTTCAGAAATACGAAAATCATTATAGTACATTTTATTTTTTTTGGATATATTTTTGATTAAAAAAACCATATTAATATGAACAGATAAGAATTCATGAAAAAAAGAACGAGAGTGAACCCTCGTTCTTTTTCATTTCGAGAAAATTTTATTGGTAAAACCAAGCGGGACCATAATCATTGTATATCCGCTTGCACTTAATAATTCATACCCACCCCGCTTAATAGCAAGCTGCTAGCAATTTATATCTTTTTAATATCAATAGCTATCAATAATTGGGGTTCCCTGTCGAAATTCCTGAAATATAGCTGTTTATCTGCTTTCCAACTTGCCGAATTATCGATTTTCCTGTCTCATTATCTTCCAGGCCATCGATCAGGACAGCGGCATATGCTCTTTTGTCTCCATAAGTGATAAAAGCACAGTCATGCTCAATACCAGTCAATTCTCCAGTCTTATTTCCAATTTCCATTAAAGATTGATCCATATAAGCAGGCAGTTTTTCCTTAAATTGCTGCTGAAGGAGCAAAGCAGTGAATCGATCTCTTGATTGCTCCTTCAACCATTGGCCTTCAATAGCTTCTTTCAGGCAAAGTACAATATCCGCAGAAGTGGTGAAATTATCGTTTCCGGCTTGGGCAGCTTTGAAATCTAGCATTCTTCGCTTCAGAATCGTGTTTTTCATCCCGATTTTTGAAATTGTCGAATTAATCGGGGCCATTCCAATCAGGTCGATCACCAAATTCGTTGCTGAATTATCAGAAACGATTATCATAAGGGTCAACAGGTCATGAATGGTTATCTGCTGTGTGTTCATTGCTTGCAGGACCCCTGTATCTCCCACTTTGTCTTCTTGCCTGACACTTAGCAGCCTATCCGGCTGCAGAATTCCTTCCTCCAACTGCCTCAAAGCCTCAAATAAGATCGGCAGTTTTATCAGGCTCGCTGACCGGAAAACTTCGGTACTGTTAAACTCTATGATCCTATCTTCAATTTCTAAAAACAAACTCGCCTGGCCTTTCCCACTGGCGAGTTCTTTTACTAGTTGATCCTCTAATTCTTCAATGTGCATCATACCAAACCCTTACCTGATATTTACTAACATTTCCTTATTCCTATCGTTGGCTACATCTTCATTATATAGATGACAAGCTACAAAATGGTCCTTATCGATTTCTTGCCAGACCGGTTTCTTCTGGGCGCAGATTTCCATTGCGTGTTTGCATCTTGTCCTGAAAACACAACCGCTTGGCGGATTCATCGGACTAGGCAGTTCTCCCTCAAGAATGATGCGTTCTCTCTGGTCTTCGATATCAGGATCAGGTATTGGGATGGCCGATAATAATGCCTGGGTATATGGGTGAAGCGGTTTATTATACAGCTGGCTGCTTACGGTCAGCTCGACGATGTGGCCAAGATACATGACACCAATCCTGTTGCTTATTTGCTTTACCATAGAAAGGTCATGGGCGATGAATAAATATGTCAATCCTTTTTCCGCTTGCAGTCTTTTCAGCAGATTCACTACTTGCGCCTGTACAGATACATCCAGTGCGGAAATCGGTTCATCAGCAATGATGAAATCCGGATCGAGCGCAAGTGCTCTTGCTATTCCTATCCTTTGACGCTGGCCGCCGCTGAACTCATGGGGATAACGATTTGCATGATCCCGATTCAGGCCAACATCCTCGAGCAGTTGATAGATGCGTTCAAGACGTTCCTTCTTATTTGGAAATAACCCATGGACTTCCATTGGTTCGGCAATGATTTCTTTGACTGTGGATCTCGGGTTCAAAGATGCGTAGGGATCCTGAAAAATCATTTGCATCTGCTTATGAAATTTGAATTTCTCTTTTTCAGATAATGCATGGACATTTTTGCCGGTGAAAATGACTTCTCCATCTGTACGGTCATACAGGCCAATCATCGTCCTTCCGGCAGTGGATTTGCCACAGCCTGATTCTCCAACAAGCCCGAATGTCTCACCTTTAAAAATATCAAATGATATACCATCTACAGCTTTCAGTACTTCATTTTTACCCATTGTGAAATGCTTCTTTAAATCTTTGACACTTAATAGAACTTCATTTTTCATCATTATGCCTCCGTATTCATCCAGTAGCGTCTAGCTGCACAGAGTTCTTTTTCATAGATTGTACCTTCGAGCCGAATGATTTCAATGTTCTTACCTGTATTGGGAGAATGAAGAAGTTTCCCATCTCCATAATAGATGCCTACATGATGAAGTTGTCCTTTTCCTTCCTCATATGCGAAAAAGAGTAAATCACCTGGCAAAATATCATGTATTTCTATTTTCACGCCGGCTGCTGCCTGTTCATGGGCATCCCTTGGAATAATGCAACCATTGGCCCGGCACATACTGTAGCTGAATCCAGAGCAATCATATCCATAGCTGCTCATTCCTCCCCACAGATATGGCAGCCCAAGGAATTGCTCGCCCGCTGCAACGATTGCATCGCCATTCTTTTGCGGAATTTCTTTTTCAGATGGATGGACCTCAACATCCTCTGTCCGCAAAATTCCGATTCCTGTTGGCGTCTTGACGCGGATGCGGTCGACGACATCCTCCACGACAGGCAGCATTGTCTGATAGCTTAATTCCATCAATTTTTCATTTTGCTCTGAGTAAAGCAAAGCTTTCCTGGAGGTTACCACAGCAACTTGGCCTTTCTTGATATACCAATCAGACTGTTGAATCAGCTGATCTTTTGGGATCCAGCCCGGATAACCTCTTTTGTCTTTGCCTGAAGGCTGGTCCGGGATAACGACATGGACCCAATCATCCTTTTCATCAATGATCAAAACTTCCTGGCCGAATAAAACCTGTGATTGAACGAGGTTATCATCACATAATTGCAGCCTCAGTTCATACGTGAGTTTTTCGAGCCATTCTTCCAAATTAACGTTCCCTGATACAGCAGCTTCATCGATTTCCCTTGAAGAATCATAGGAAGTCCAAAGAGTTGCTACCGGTACATTGACGAGCCAAAAATTATTGCTTTCCATTGATCATTCCTCCTTCAAAAAGACTTGTTCAATCCCAAGGCCTGTTCGTACGGGAAGTGTTATTTTTCTGCCATTATACTTTATCCCGCCTGAAATGGATTCTTTTGCAAGCATTAATGGTGCATCAAAATCAAAGCGAGTGATGTTCTTCTTGCTGGCGGCAAAATGGGCAGCAGCCGTGATACCGAGCTTGGTTTCGATCATACTGCCTACCATGCATTCGATCCCGGCTGTTTCAGCCAATTGGTTGATGATTTGAGCCTGATAAATTCCGCCTGATTTCATTAACTTTATATTAATCAGATCTGCACTTCTCCTTCTGATCACTTCAAATGCCTGTTTTGGTGAAAATACACTTTCATCGGCCATGATCAATGTATCAACCGAATCTGTGACCTGTTTCAGGCCGTCGAGGTCCTCGGCTTTTACGGGTTGTTCTACCAGTTCGATGTCCAGACCCGCATCCTCCATGCTTCGAATTGCCCTGACTGCATCCTTCGGTTTCCAACCCTGGTTCGCATCAAGACGGATTTTTATCTCTTTGCCGACCCTGTTGCGGATTTCTTTGATCCTCGCAATGTCTGTAGATATCTCGCCAATACCTACCTTAACCTTCAGGACATTGAACCCATTCTTCACGTATTCAACTGCATCGTCACCCATCTCTTCGGGACTATTCACGCTGACAGTAAAATCTGTTTCGATTTCATTCCTGAAGCCGCCGAGAAGTTGATAGAGCGGAAGACCGCAATTTTGAGAGATGCAGTCGTACAATGCCATATCTACAGCTGCCTTCGCACTTGTGTTATTGACAAGGATTGTTTTTAACCCCTGAAAAATAGCTTCATAGCCAAGAAGATTTTGATTTATTAAGAAAGGGCGGATTACATCATTGATTCCTGCTTCAATGCCAGAAAGACTGTCTCCAGTAATCACCAAAGTCGGAGGTGCCTCACCCCAGCCAACAATCCCATTATCACATGTGATTTTAACAAAAGTCGCTTCAGCTACAGTAACTGTACGAAGAGCCGTTTTAAAAGGCTTATTCAGAGGGACTGCTGTGCGGAATGTCTCAATCTTTTCAATAATCATATCCTTGTCTCCTTCGGTACTAGTTAATGCCACTCTCGACAAATAAATGTTTTGTTTCGGTGTCCATTCTGGCAGCCGCTCCCAACGGGACTCCAATATGCGGTGCACAGTGACCCATTTTGAATCCCTTTAGTGCAGGCCTGCCCGCGAGCTTAATGTAGTGTTCGATGACTTCATCCAAGGATAATGACAGGTCCCTTTCCTGAACACAATTATTGAAATCACCTAAAATAATTCCGGTTGCCTCCTGTAATTTCCCTGCCATATACAACTGATTAAGCATCCTATCAACAGCACGCGGTTCTTCATTAATGTCTTCAATCAACAGGATCTTGCCTTTTGTATCAATTTCAAATGGCGTCCCCATTGAACTTGATAGGAGTGATAGATTGCCGCCGACCAACGGGCCTTCAGCTGCACCTCTTACCAGTTCTTCTATTTGCGAAAGATCAAGACCATATCGCAATTCTGCTGGCTGGAACAATTGCCGGAATGTCTCTTTGGATAGTGGATGGGCACCTTCTTTGCCAATATCCGAGGCAAGCATGGGACCATGAAATGTGATGAGGCCAGTCTTCTGCCGAATGGCTGTGTGTAAAAATGTGATATCGCTGTAACCCCAGAATATCTTTGGATGTTTTTCAATTAGTTTATAGTCTATAGATGATGCGATTCGTGCGGTGCCATAACCACCTCCGGCACAGATAATCGCATTAACCTCGTCATCAAGGAACATTTCATGTAAATCTTCCAACCTCGCATGATCATCGCCAGCAAGATAACCATATTCTTCGTATAATGATTTACCTAATTTATAGTTCAAACCAAGCTCAGTAATAAAGGCTAAGCCTCGCTTCAAATTTTCTTTATTTGGCGGACTTGCTGGCGCGATGACTGCAACAGTATCACCTTTATTCAAACGGTTGGGCTTAATTGCCATGTCAATCAACTCCCTTTAGTCATTTTGGACAAGTTCATAAGATATATAATTCCATTAATATGGTAAAATCAAAATCTTTCCGTGAAAAAAGAATAGTATGTTATAGGATATTAATTAATGGCTCTGTTAAAGCTAAATTCTAATTCTACTCCTGTTGATTGTAGTGGAAGGCGCGTAGACTCCTCCGAAAATGCTAACGCATTTCCATCTTGCGTGGGCAGGTTCGAAGAAGC belongs to Mesobacillus sp. AQ2 and includes:
- a CDS encoding GNAT family N-acetyltransferase, which codes for MEYIRVSSIEDPLFAKLHNLMKEFFPPEEVLEFDLWKEPLEDPGIRVFVALHEEEVVGVTEYRYYPDWNIAMTDFTIVGKPGLSIGRFLANKRMDDLQSLAAEQGVDLFGMFAEIYDPYRKTDHEFGGVKTMDPFVRREVLSHLGYKRLDLDYVHPSWENDGEAVEGLDLCFMPGDEETIELPAALITDFLTTYYSVLEKKPEKWIKMVEQLKRKETVSLLPL
- a CDS encoding carbon-nitrogen hydrolase family protein — translated: MKMRVSAVQYHLHTIRSFEEFAQQCEHYVKTAQEYGSEFVLFPEFFTTQLLSIGSEQGTRLTINELPGFTEQYLNLFQNFALETGMHIIGGTHVIAREGKLYNVAHMFYPDGRIVEQAKLHITPTEVNEWNMSAGEDFRVFDTEKGRIALLTCYDIEFPEIVRMAKAKGADVIFVPSCTDDRHGFHRVRYTSHARAIENQVYVVLTGTVGALPTVDFMRANFGQAAVITPNDIPFPPKGLQVEGELNDDMVVTADLDLELLYEVRERGAVTTWRDRRTDLYPDWEEAEKI
- a CDS encoding serine hydrolase is translated as MMHIEELEDQLVKELASGKGQASLFLEIEDRIIEFNSTEVFRSASLIKLPILFEALRQLEEGILQPDRLLSVRQEDKVGDTGVLQAMNTQQITIHDLLTLMIIVSDNSATNLVIDLIGMAPINSTISKIGMKNTILKRRMLDFKAAQAGNDNFTTSADIVLCLKEAIEGQWLKEQSRDRFTALLLQQQFKEKLPAYMDQSLMEIGNKTGELTGIEHDCAFITYGDKRAYAAVLIDGLEDNETGKSIIRQVGKQINSYISGISTGNPNY
- a CDS encoding oligopeptide/dipeptide ABC transporter ATP-binding protein, which translates into the protein MKNEVLLSVKDLKKHFTMGKNEVLKAVDGISFDIFKGETFGLVGESGCGKSTAGRTMIGLYDRTDGEVIFTGKNVHALSEKEKFKFHKQMQMIFQDPYASLNPRSTVKEIIAEPMEVHGLFPNKKERLERIYQLLEDVGLNRDHANRYPHEFSGGQRQRIGIARALALDPDFIIADEPISALDVSVQAQVVNLLKRLQAEKGLTYLFIAHDLSMVKQISNRIGVMYLGHIVELTVSSQLYNKPLHPYTQALLSAIPIPDPDIEDQRERIILEGELPSPMNPPSGCVFRTRCKHAMEICAQKKPVWQEIDKDHFVACHLYNEDVANDRNKEMLVNIR
- a CDS encoding C40 family peptidase, translated to MESNNFWLVNVPVATLWTSYDSSREIDEAAVSGNVNLEEWLEKLTYELRLQLCDDNLVQSQVLFGQEVLIIDEKDDWVHVVIPDQPSGKDKRGYPGWIPKDQLIQQSDWYIKKGQVAVVTSRKALLYSEQNEKLMELSYQTMLPVVEDVVDRIRVKTPTGIGILRTEDVEVHPSEKEIPQKNGDAIVAAGEQFLGLPYLWGGMSSYGYDCSGFSYSMCRANGCIIPRDAHEQAAAGVKIEIHDILPGDLLFFAYEEGKGQLHHVGIYYGDGKLLHSPNTGKNIEIIRLEGTIYEKELCAARRYWMNTEA
- a CDS encoding dipeptide epimerase, which gives rise to MIIEKIETFRTAVPLNKPFKTALRTVTVAEATFVKITCDNGIVGWGEAPPTLVITGDSLSGIEAGINDVIRPFLINQNLLGYEAIFQGLKTILVNNTSAKAAVDMALYDCISQNCGLPLYQLLGGFRNEIETDFTVSVNSPEEMGDDAVEYVKNGFNVLKVKVGIGEISTDIARIKEIRNRVGKEIKIRLDANQGWKPKDAVRAIRSMEDAGLDIELVEQPVKAEDLDGLKQVTDSVDTLIMADESVFSPKQAFEVIRRRSADLINIKLMKSGGIYQAQIINQLAETAGIECMVGSMIETKLGITAAAHFAASKKNITRFDFDAPLMLAKESISGGIKYNGRKITLPVRTGLGIEQVFLKEE
- a CDS encoding LD-carboxypeptidase, which translates into the protein MAIKPNRLNKGDTVAVIAPASPPNKENLKRGLAFITELGLNYKLGKSLYEEYGYLAGDDHARLEDLHEMFLDDEVNAIICAGGGYGTARIASSIDYKLIEKHPKIFWGYSDITFLHTAIRQKTGLITFHGPMLASDIGKEGAHPLSKETFRQLFQPAELRYGLDLSQIEELVRGAAEGPLVGGNLSLLSSSMGTPFEIDTKGKILLIEDINEEPRAVDRMLNQLYMAGKLQEATGIILGDFNNCVQERDLSLSLDEVIEHYIKLAGRPALKGFKMGHCAPHIGVPLGAAARMDTETKHLFVESGIN